Proteins encoded in a region of the Leifsonia sp. PS1209 genome:
- a CDS encoding amino-acid N-acetyltransferase, whose protein sequence is MSGSDSAGFVIRRARASDVVRIQELVEPLVQRRILLGKDAVVFYESLQEFRVAETPDGELIGCGALHVMWRDLAEVRTLAVSEDWLGRGIGHALLRRLEDDARELGLSRLFCLTFEVAFFERNGFEDMGGETVDPEVYAELVRSHDEGVAEFLDLARVKPNTLGNTRMLKRL, encoded by the coding sequence GTGAGTGGTTCAGACAGCGCCGGGTTCGTCATCCGCCGGGCGCGTGCCAGTGACGTGGTGCGCATCCAGGAGCTCGTGGAGCCGCTGGTGCAGCGACGAATCCTGCTCGGCAAGGATGCGGTGGTGTTCTACGAGTCGCTGCAGGAGTTCCGGGTCGCTGAGACGCCGGACGGTGAGCTGATCGGCTGCGGGGCGCTGCACGTGATGTGGCGCGACCTCGCCGAGGTACGCACCCTGGCCGTCTCCGAGGACTGGCTGGGCAGGGGCATCGGCCACGCGCTGCTGCGGCGGCTGGAGGACGACGCCAGGGAGCTGGGCCTCAGCCGCCTGTTCTGCCTGACCTTCGAGGTCGCGTTCTTCGAGCGCAACGGGTTCGAGGACATGGGCGGTGAGACGGTCGACCCCGAGGTGTACGCGGAGCTGGTCCGCTCGCACGACGAAGGTGTCGCGGAGTTCCTCGACCTGGCTCGGGTGAAGCCCAATACCTTGGGAAATACTCGTATGTTAAAGCGGCTCTAG
- the cls gene encoding cardiolipin synthase — MDAGFLTTAIVVLLLLVDFIIRVIAVIVVPRNRKPTSATAWLLAIFFIPYIGVLFFLLIGSYKLPKSRRDKQAEINQFIIESTEGIERVSRDHPWPPWLESVVALNRNLGAMPLVGGNTASLNGDYQASLDAMTEEIRAARRYVHVEFYILSCDQTTKPFFDALEDAVKRGVSVRVLLDHIASYRTRDYKQTTKRLTDMGASWHLMLPVQPFRGKYQRPDLRNHRKLLIVDGRVGFMGSQNVIDRSYNKKSNIRRGLKWKELIVRLEGPIVAGLNAIFITDWYSETDELLRRETEPITDDLTANALDAQVVPSGPGFPGENNLRLFLALLYYAQERIVITSPYFVPDDAMLMAITTATQRGIAVDLFVSEVGDQALVYHAQRSYYEALLRAGVRIWMYKKPYILHAKHFTIDDDVAVIGSSNMDMRSFQLNMEVSLMVRGRSFVDEMRAVEDGYRRDSRELTLDEWMKQPLRSTVLDNLARLTSALQ; from the coding sequence ATGGACGCAGGGTTCCTCACCACCGCGATCGTCGTGCTGCTGCTGCTCGTCGACTTCATCATCCGTGTGATCGCCGTGATCGTCGTGCCGCGCAACCGCAAGCCGACGTCGGCGACCGCCTGGCTGCTCGCCATCTTCTTCATCCCGTACATCGGCGTGCTGTTCTTCCTGCTGATCGGCTCGTACAAGCTGCCGAAGAGCCGCCGGGACAAGCAGGCGGAGATCAACCAGTTCATCATCGAGAGCACGGAGGGCATCGAGCGGGTCAGCCGCGACCATCCGTGGCCGCCGTGGCTGGAGTCCGTCGTCGCCCTCAACCGCAACCTCGGGGCGATGCCGCTCGTCGGCGGCAACACGGCCAGCCTCAACGGCGACTACCAGGCGTCACTGGATGCGATGACGGAGGAGATCCGGGCGGCTCGCCGCTATGTGCACGTCGAGTTCTACATCCTGAGCTGCGACCAGACCACCAAGCCGTTCTTCGACGCGCTCGAGGATGCCGTGAAGCGCGGCGTCTCGGTGCGCGTGCTGCTCGACCACATCGCGTCGTACCGCACCAGGGACTACAAGCAGACGACCAAGCGCCTCACCGACATGGGCGCATCCTGGCACCTGATGCTGCCGGTGCAGCCGTTCCGCGGCAAGTACCAGCGGCCCGACCTGCGCAACCACCGCAAGCTGCTGATCGTGGATGGCCGGGTCGGCTTCATGGGTTCTCAGAATGTGATCGACCGCAGCTACAACAAGAAGTCGAACATCCGGCGCGGTTTGAAGTGGAAAGAGCTGATCGTGCGCCTGGAGGGACCGATCGTCGCCGGTCTCAACGCGATCTTCATCACCGACTGGTACAGCGAGACCGACGAACTGCTCCGGCGCGAGACGGAGCCGATCACCGACGACCTCACCGCGAACGCGCTGGATGCCCAGGTGGTGCCGTCCGGGCCTGGGTTCCCCGGCGAGAACAACCTGCGCCTGTTCCTCGCGCTGCTCTACTACGCGCAGGAACGCATCGTGATCACGTCGCCATACTTCGTGCCGGACGACGCCATGCTGATGGCAATCACGACCGCGACGCAGCGCGGGATCGCGGTAGACCTGTTCGTGTCGGAGGTCGGCGACCAGGCGCTCGTCTACCACGCGCAGCGGTCGTACTACGAGGCGCTGCTGCGCGCCGGCGTGCGGATCTGGATGTACAAGAAGCCGTACATCCTGCACGCCAAGCACTTCACGATCGACGACGACGTGGCCGTGATCGGGTCGAGCAACATGGACATGCGCTCGTTCCAGCTGAACATGGAGGTGTCGCTGATGGTGCGCGGCCGCTCGTTCGTGGACGAGATGCGGGCCGTCGAAGACGGCTACCGCCGAGACAGCCGCGAACTCACGCTCGACGAGTGGATGAAGCAGCCGCTGCGGTCCACGGTGCTGGACAACCTCGCGCGGCTGACCTCGGCGCTGCAGTAG
- a CDS encoding SGNH/GDSL hydrolase family protein: MGTKSRVAVGAGVSTVAVGLLAWARVRKAQDALEANRVRLNETLPVHSKWWRDAAKVDGELLYVAIGDSAAQGIGASAPRNSYVGVIADHIKAATGRSVRMVNLSVSGATVALAVADQLPRFAELKPDIVTVAIGANDIAAFDPDLFEQGIRKVFDAVPQDAIVADLPCFYLPWNEKKVAVGNAILRRVAAERGLTVVPLHDTMKRQGLRGIVTQFAEDLFHPNDRGYRVWASAFLPAVTAHVVRRFPRRPVTAATQQAQQLPGAQAS, translated from the coding sequence ATGGGGACGAAGAGTCGTGTCGCTGTCGGTGCCGGTGTTTCCACGGTCGCGGTCGGGCTTCTCGCGTGGGCGCGGGTCAGGAAGGCTCAGGACGCGCTGGAGGCGAATCGGGTCCGGCTCAATGAGACGCTGCCCGTGCACTCCAAGTGGTGGCGGGACGCGGCCAAGGTGGACGGCGAGCTGTTGTACGTGGCCATCGGCGACAGTGCAGCGCAGGGCATCGGCGCCTCCGCCCCGCGCAACAGTTACGTCGGTGTGATCGCCGACCACATCAAGGCCGCGACCGGTCGCTCGGTCCGGATGGTCAACCTCAGCGTGTCCGGCGCCACCGTCGCCCTCGCGGTGGCCGATCAGCTACCGCGGTTCGCCGAGCTGAAACCGGATATCGTCACCGTCGCCATCGGCGCCAACGACATCGCCGCGTTCGACCCCGACCTGTTCGAGCAGGGCATCCGGAAGGTGTTCGACGCCGTCCCCCAGGATGCGATCGTGGCCGACCTGCCCTGCTTCTACCTGCCGTGGAACGAGAAGAAGGTCGCCGTCGGCAACGCCATCCTGCGCCGCGTCGCCGCCGAGCGCGGGCTCACCGTCGTCCCGCTGCACGACACCATGAAGCGGCAGGGGCTGCGCGGCATAGTCACCCAGTTCGCCGAAGACCTGTTCCATCCGAACGACCGCGGCTACCGGGTGTGGGCGTCCGCGTTCCTGCCGGCCGTCACCGCCCACGTGGTCCGCCGGTTCCCGCGCCGCCCCGTCACCGCGGCGACCCAGCAAGCGCAGCAGCTACCGGGGGCGCAGGCCAGCTGA
- a CDS encoding alpha/beta fold hydrolase, whose translation MANLTFTLASGRKLGVTALGDSMAERIVVFCHPAPGSSVFDPDPDASSTRNVHILSFDRPGYGSSDPLPAGTWPSITQAADDIAEYLRSMNRDESGMGVNRPKTIGIAGWSAGGRIALAFAARHPDIADRVAIIGTPAPNDAVEWIDPQLQAMSDHLATLEPDAALAQLSGMLQPQADAVNAADQEADVPLDLLGASPVDDAALARPGARDRLGRMLKDAFRQGPGGVAADILSYTARPWGFDLADIAAKTLIVNGQADPLAGNAHASWYQKAIPDARVEMMPGAGHLVVIPAWERVLSHLAPGTSKG comes from the coding sequence ATGGCGAATCTGACCTTCACACTGGCGTCCGGCCGCAAGCTCGGCGTGACCGCGCTCGGCGATTCGATGGCGGAGCGCATCGTGGTGTTCTGCCACCCGGCCCCCGGGTCGTCCGTCTTCGACCCGGATCCGGATGCGTCGAGCACCAGGAACGTGCACATCCTGTCATTCGACCGCCCGGGCTACGGTTCGAGCGACCCGCTCCCGGCCGGCACCTGGCCGAGCATCACGCAGGCGGCGGACGACATCGCCGAATACCTGCGGTCGATGAACAGGGACGAGTCGGGCATGGGCGTCAACCGCCCGAAGACCATCGGCATCGCCGGCTGGTCGGCCGGCGGTCGCATCGCCCTCGCGTTCGCGGCCAGGCACCCCGACATCGCCGACCGCGTCGCCATCATCGGCACGCCTGCTCCGAACGACGCGGTCGAGTGGATCGACCCGCAGTTGCAGGCCATGTCCGACCACCTGGCGACGCTCGAACCGGATGCCGCGCTCGCTCAGCTGAGCGGAATGCTGCAGCCGCAGGCCGACGCGGTGAACGCCGCGGACCAGGAAGCCGACGTGCCTCTCGACCTGCTCGGCGCATCCCCGGTCGACGACGCAGCGCTCGCCAGGCCGGGAGCCCGCGACCGCCTCGGCCGGATGCTCAAAGACGCCTTCCGGCAGGGTCCTGGCGGTGTCGCGGCCGACATCCTCAGCTACACCGCGCGCCCCTGGGGCTTCGACCTCGCCGATATCGCGGCGAAGACGCTCATCGTCAACGGCCAGGCCGACCCGCTCGCTGGCAACGCCCACGCCAGCTGGTACCAGAAGGCGATCCCGGATGCACGGGTCGAGATGATGCCGGGCGCCGGTCACCTCGTGGTGATCCCCGCGTGGGAGCGGGTGCTGTCGCACCTGGCGCCGGGCACGTCGAAGGGGTGA
- the radA gene encoding DNA repair protein RadA produces the protein MAKAQLNYRCTECGWTTAKWAGRCGECQEWGTVTEATAPTGVLRALKPVSIGADRAARSITDIDTATVSHWPSGIAEFDRVLGGGIVPGAAILLSGEPGVGKSTLLLEVASRAARARSRVLYVSAEESVSQVRMRAERTGAMHDHLFLASETDLATIVGQIDAVDPQLVIVDSVQTVSSSNGEGLAGGPSQVREVASTLIRVAKDRNLPVLLVGHVTKDGSIAGPRLLEHLVDVVCQFEGDRQTALRFVRALKNRFGPTDEVGCFEMSGDGIVEVADPSGLFLSRTTTPVSGTCVTVAMEGRRPLPVEVQALVVATTAPNPRRVTNGVDSSRVAMLLAVLERRAGIRLGDKDVYVSTVGGVRLTEPGADLAIALAIASAANEKAIPHTLAAFGEISLAGEIRPVASGKQRAAEATRLGFTTRVDARSESIREALRVAFTAAISDRERELDAAF, from the coding sequence GTGGCGAAGGCTCAGCTCAACTATCGCTGCACGGAGTGCGGCTGGACGACGGCCAAGTGGGCCGGCCGCTGCGGCGAGTGCCAGGAGTGGGGCACCGTCACGGAGGCCACGGCGCCGACGGGAGTCCTGCGCGCGCTCAAGCCCGTCTCGATCGGGGCGGACCGCGCCGCCCGCTCCATCACCGACATCGACACGGCCACGGTCAGTCACTGGCCGAGCGGCATCGCCGAGTTCGACCGCGTTCTGGGCGGCGGCATCGTGCCGGGCGCCGCCATCCTGCTGAGCGGAGAGCCCGGCGTCGGCAAGTCCACCCTCCTGCTCGAGGTCGCCTCCCGCGCGGCCCGCGCCCGGTCGCGCGTGCTCTACGTGAGCGCGGAGGAGTCGGTGAGCCAGGTCAGGATGCGCGCAGAGCGCACGGGGGCGATGCACGACCACCTCTTCCTCGCCTCGGAGACCGACCTCGCCACCATCGTCGGCCAGATCGACGCCGTCGACCCGCAACTCGTCATCGTCGACTCGGTGCAAACGGTGTCCAGCAGCAACGGCGAGGGTCTCGCGGGCGGACCGAGCCAAGTCAGAGAGGTCGCGAGCACGCTCATCCGGGTGGCGAAAGACCGCAACCTGCCCGTGCTGCTCGTCGGCCACGTCACCAAAGACGGCTCCATCGCCGGGCCGCGCCTGCTCGAACACCTGGTGGATGTGGTCTGCCAGTTCGAGGGAGACCGCCAGACCGCGCTCCGCTTCGTCCGGGCGCTCAAGAACCGCTTCGGCCCCACCGACGAGGTCGGCTGCTTCGAGATGTCGGGCGACGGCATCGTGGAGGTCGCCGACCCGAGCGGGCTGTTCCTCAGCCGCACCACCACGCCGGTCTCCGGCACCTGCGTCACGGTCGCGATGGAGGGGCGCCGCCCGCTCCCGGTCGAGGTGCAGGCGCTCGTCGTGGCCACCACGGCCCCCAACCCGCGCCGCGTCACGAACGGCGTCGACTCCTCCAGGGTCGCCATGCTGCTCGCCGTCCTCGAACGCCGCGCCGGCATCCGCCTCGGCGACAAAGACGTCTACGTCTCCACGGTCGGCGGCGTGCGCCTCACCGAGCCGGGCGCCGACCTGGCCATCGCCCTCGCCATCGCGTCCGCCGCCAACGAGAAGGCCATCCCGCACACGCTCGCGGCGTTCGGCGAGATCAGCCTGGCGGGCGAGATCCGTCCCGTCGCCAGCGGCAAGCAGCGGGCGGCGGAGGCCACCCGCCTCGGCTTCACCACCCGGGTGGATGCGCGCAGCGAGAGCATCCGCGAAGCCCTCCGCGTGGCGTTCACCGCCGCGATCTCCGACCGCGAGCGGGAGCTCGACGCCGCGTTCTGA
- a CDS encoding cytochrome c oxidase assembly protein, producing MTAAGLYIAGILALRRRGHRWPMAPTVWFFALGLGSYAWVSFGFLGAYSSELRWAFTTRIALLLFAVPALMSLGRPVALARLALSGRRASRLEATLRSRAIRLFGNAMFAPLFACAVFLVFLTPLAAVLRDNPWSEWSITVVVPLAGMLMVLPIAAHSIIRTSFFVTVEFLLAFVEMLLDAAPGLLLRLNDGILDHAPAVLGPLPFWFPNALHDQHLSGDFLWFIAEIADVPVLIILFVRWMRLDRREANRIDALSDDELDALTRDHLRQRP from the coding sequence GTGACCGCTGCCGGACTGTACATCGCCGGCATCCTGGCCCTCCGCCGCCGCGGTCATCGCTGGCCGATGGCGCCCACCGTGTGGTTCTTCGCGCTCGGCCTCGGCTCGTACGCGTGGGTGTCGTTCGGGTTCCTTGGCGCGTACAGCTCCGAGCTGCGCTGGGCGTTCACGACCCGCATCGCCCTGCTGCTGTTCGCCGTGCCCGCACTGATGAGCCTGGGCCGCCCCGTCGCCCTGGCCCGCCTGGCCCTCAGCGGACGCCGGGCGAGCAGGCTGGAGGCGACCCTGCGCTCGCGCGCGATCCGCCTGTTCGGGAACGCGATGTTCGCGCCGCTGTTCGCTTGTGCGGTGTTCCTCGTCTTCCTGACGCCGCTCGCCGCCGTGCTGCGCGACAACCCCTGGTCGGAGTGGTCGATCACGGTCGTCGTGCCGCTGGCCGGGATGCTCATGGTGCTGCCGATCGCCGCCCACTCGATCATCCGCACCAGCTTCTTCGTGACGGTGGAGTTCCTGCTCGCGTTCGTCGAGATGCTGCTGGATGCGGCGCCCGGGCTGCTCCTGCGGCTCAACGACGGGATCCTGGATCACGCGCCCGCTGTGCTGGGTCCGCTGCCGTTCTGGTTCCCGAATGCGCTCCACGACCAGCATCTGTCCGGCGACTTCCTGTGGTTCATCGCAGAAATCGCGGACGTGCCCGTGCTCATCATCCTGTTCGTGCGCTGGATGCGCCTCGACCGCCGAGAGGCCAACCGGATCGACGCACTCAGCGACGACGAGCTGGATGCGCTCACCCGCGACCACCTGCGCCAGCGGCCGTGA
- a CDS encoding ATP-dependent Clp protease ATP-binding subunit produces MFERFTDRARRVVVLAQEEAKMLNHNYIGTEHILLGLIHEGEGVAAKALESLGISLDAVREQVQDIIGQGQQQPTGHIPFTPRAKKVLELSLREALQLGHNYIGTEHILLGLIREGEGVAAQVLVKLGADLNRVRQQVIQLLSGYQGKEQVQVGGNDQATAQAGSQILDQFGRNLTQAARDNKLDPVIGREKEIERVMQILSRRSKNNPVLIGEPGVGKTAVVEGLAQAIVRGDVPETLKDKQLYTLDLGSLIAGSRYRGDFEERLKKVTKEIRTRGDIITFIDEIHTLVGAGAAEGAIDAASILKPLLARGELQTIGATTLDEYRKHFEKDAALERRFQPIQVAEPSLPHAINILKGLRDRYEAHHKVSITDGAIVAAANLADRYIQDRFLPDKAIDLIDEAGARLRLSILSAPPELREFDDKIAAVRSQKEAAIEDQDFEKAASLRDEEKNLLGERLRLEKQWRSGDVKTTAEVDEGLIAEVLAQATGIPVFKLTEEESARLVFMEKALHQRVIGQEEAIAALSKTIRRTRAGLKDPKRPSGSFIFAGPTGVGKTELAKALAEFLFDDESAMISLDMSEYGEKHTVSRLFGAPPGFVGFEEGGQLTEKVRRKPFSVVLFDEIEKAHPDIFNSLLQILEEGRLTDGQGRVVDFKNTVIIMTTNLGTKDISGGPVGFQIEGDPTTGYDRMRGKVYEELKKNFKPEFLNRVDEIIVFPQLSKPELLQIVDLFIKRLSDRLLDRDMTITLEQAAKERLIEVGFDPTLGARPLRRAVQHEIEDRLSERILHGELNAGDHVHVDFKDGEFVFTTEARKEPIGAGVNAAAAIGTGPATPDLAASSE; encoded by the coding sequence ATGTTCGAGAGATTTACCGACAGAGCCCGCCGCGTCGTCGTCTTGGCCCAAGAAGAAGCCAAGATGCTCAACCACAATTACATCGGGACGGAGCACATCCTGCTCGGCCTGATCCACGAGGGTGAGGGTGTCGCCGCCAAGGCGCTCGAGTCGCTCGGCATCTCGCTGGATGCCGTTCGCGAGCAGGTCCAGGACATCATCGGCCAGGGCCAGCAGCAGCCGACAGGGCACATCCCGTTCACCCCGCGTGCCAAGAAGGTGCTGGAGCTGTCCCTGCGCGAGGCGCTGCAGCTCGGCCACAACTACATCGGCACCGAGCACATCCTGCTCGGCCTCATCCGTGAGGGAGAGGGCGTCGCCGCCCAGGTGCTCGTGAAGCTGGGCGCCGACCTCAACCGCGTGCGCCAGCAGGTCATCCAGCTGCTCAGCGGATACCAGGGCAAGGAGCAGGTCCAGGTCGGAGGCAACGATCAGGCCACCGCGCAGGCAGGCAGCCAGATCCTCGACCAGTTCGGCCGCAACCTCACCCAGGCTGCGCGCGACAACAAGCTCGACCCGGTGATCGGACGCGAGAAGGAGATCGAGCGCGTCATGCAGATCCTGTCGCGCCGCTCCAAGAACAACCCCGTGCTGATCGGTGAGCCCGGCGTCGGAAAGACCGCAGTCGTCGAAGGGCTCGCCCAGGCGATCGTCCGCGGCGACGTGCCGGAGACGCTGAAAGACAAGCAGCTGTACACGCTCGACCTCGGCTCGCTCATCGCAGGCTCCCGCTACCGCGGTGACTTCGAGGAGCGCCTGAAGAAGGTCACCAAGGAGATCCGCACCCGCGGCGACATCATCACCTTCATCGACGAGATCCACACCCTCGTCGGCGCAGGCGCTGCCGAGGGCGCGATCGACGCGGCCTCCATCCTGAAGCCGCTGCTCGCCCGCGGTGAGCTGCAGACCATCGGCGCCACCACGCTCGACGAGTACCGCAAGCACTTCGAGAAGGACGCGGCCCTCGAGCGCCGCTTCCAGCCCATCCAGGTGGCTGAGCCGTCGCTGCCTCACGCGATCAACATCCTCAAGGGGCTGCGCGACCGCTACGAGGCGCACCACAAGGTGTCCATCACCGACGGCGCGATCGTCGCGGCGGCGAACCTCGCCGACCGCTACATCCAGGACCGCTTCCTGCCGGACAAGGCCATCGACCTGATCGACGAGGCCGGAGCACGTCTGCGGCTGTCGATCCTGTCGGCTCCGCCGGAGCTGCGCGAGTTCGACGACAAGATCGCCGCGGTGCGCTCCCAGAAGGAAGCCGCCATCGAAGACCAGGACTTCGAGAAGGCCGCGTCGCTGCGCGACGAGGAGAAGAACCTCCTCGGCGAGCGTCTGCGCCTCGAGAAGCAGTGGCGCTCCGGCGACGTGAAGACCACGGCAGAGGTGGATGAGGGACTCATCGCCGAAGTTCTGGCCCAGGCAACGGGCATCCCGGTGTTCAAGCTCACCGAGGAGGAGTCCGCACGCCTCGTCTTCATGGAGAAGGCGCTGCACCAGCGGGTCATCGGTCAGGAGGAGGCCATCGCGGCACTCTCCAAGACCATCCGCCGCACCCGCGCCGGTCTGAAGGACCCGAAGCGTCCGTCCGGTTCGTTCATCTTCGCCGGCCCCACCGGTGTCGGAAAGACCGAGCTGGCCAAGGCGCTCGCCGAGTTCCTGTTCGACGACGAGTCGGCCATGATCTCCCTCGACATGTCGGAGTACGGCGAGAAGCACACGGTCTCGCGACTGTTCGGTGCTCCTCCCGGATTCGTCGGCTTCGAAGAGGGCGGGCAGCTCACCGAGAAGGTCCGCCGCAAGCCGTTCAGCGTGGTGCTGTTCGACGAGATCGAGAAGGCACACCCCGACATCTTCAACTCGCTGCTCCAGATCCTGGAGGAGGGACGTCTGACAGACGGTCAGGGCCGCGTGGTCGACTTCAAGAACACGGTCATCATCATGACGACCAACCTCGGCACGAAGGACATCTCCGGCGGCCCTGTCGGCTTCCAGATCGAGGGCGACCCGACCACCGGATACGACCGGATGCGCGGCAAGGTCTACGAGGAGCTGAAGAAGAACTTCAAGCCCGAGTTCCTGAACCGCGTCGACGAGATCATCGTGTTCCCGCAGCTGTCCAAGCCGGAACTGCTGCAGATCGTGGACCTGTTCATCAAGCGCCTCTCCGACAGGCTGCTCGACCGTGACATGACGATCACGCTGGAGCAGGCCGCCAAGGAGCGCCTGATCGAGGTCGGCTTCGACCCCACCCTCGGAGCCCGTCCGCTGCGCCGCGCTGTGCAGCACGAGATCGAGGACCGTCTCAGCGAGCGCATCCTGCACGGAGAGCTCAACGCAGGCGACCACGTGCACGTCGACTTCAAGGACGGCGAGTTCGTGTTCACCACGGAGGCCCGCAAGGAGCCGATCGGCGCCGGCGTCAACGCCGCGGCCGCCATCGGCACGGGGCCGGCGACGCCGGACCTGGCCGCATCCTCCGAGTGA
- a CDS encoding tyrosine-type recombinase/integrase, giving the protein MGSVHPYETAGGKRYRVQYRTPERDLTGKRGFRTKRDAELFLASVEVAKARGEFVDARASRSTISTLGTEWLANQHHLKPSSLRPVEIAWRLHVEPKWGNRHVGEIRHSEVQNWVTAFTKGEDRPRSATTVLRAYGVLAGILDTAVMDRRIPSNPARGVNLPRKLKGKHKYLTHSQVDLLANKAKKHKPLVLFLAYTGLRWGEATALRVRDIDLSRRRVDVHENAVEVSGTIHVGTPKTGESRSVPFPPFLVPLLEALSETKTPSQLLFGDGISYLHQPDRRRGWYVSAIARSQAADPEFPRVTIHDLRHTAASLAISAGANVKAVQRMLGHSSAAMTLDTYADLFDDDLDSVAVALDAARDRAIMSAGR; this is encoded by the coding sequence ATGGGGAGCGTACATCCATACGAGACAGCCGGCGGCAAGCGCTACCGGGTCCAGTACAGAACACCCGAGCGCGACCTGACCGGGAAGCGCGGCTTTCGAACAAAGCGAGACGCTGAACTCTTCTTGGCCTCCGTTGAAGTCGCGAAGGCGCGAGGCGAGTTCGTCGACGCTCGGGCGTCACGATCTACGATCAGTACGCTCGGTACCGAGTGGCTGGCCAACCAGCATCATCTGAAGCCATCGTCACTCCGGCCGGTTGAGATCGCCTGGCGTTTGCACGTGGAGCCCAAATGGGGAAACCGCCACGTTGGCGAGATCCGTCATTCGGAAGTTCAGAACTGGGTTACGGCTTTCACCAAGGGCGAAGACAGACCGCGCTCAGCGACAACCGTCCTTCGTGCCTACGGTGTTCTTGCGGGAATCCTAGACACCGCCGTAATGGACCGTCGGATCCCTTCAAACCCTGCTCGCGGCGTCAACCTCCCTCGCAAGCTGAAAGGCAAGCATAAGTACCTCACCCATTCGCAGGTGGATCTCCTGGCCAATAAGGCGAAGAAGCACAAGCCTTTAGTTCTCTTTCTCGCCTACACCGGGCTGCGTTGGGGCGAGGCGACCGCACTTCGGGTTCGGGACATCGACCTCTCTCGGCGACGCGTGGATGTTCATGAAAACGCTGTCGAGGTGTCTGGCACCATTCATGTCGGCACGCCGAAAACAGGCGAGTCACGGAGTGTCCCCTTTCCTCCGTTCCTGGTGCCGCTGCTCGAAGCATTGTCGGAAACCAAGACGCCTTCACAGCTGCTATTCGGAGATGGCATCAGCTACCTGCACCAACCCGATCGCCGTCGCGGCTGGTATGTCTCGGCGATCGCCAGATCACAAGCGGCGGACCCAGAGTTCCCGCGAGTCACGATTCACGACCTCAGGCACACGGCCGCAAGCCTGGCGATCAGCGCTGGTGCGAACGTGAAGGCCGTACAACGAATGTTGGGCCACTCTTCCGCCGCAATGACGCTCGACACGTACGCCGATCTTTTCGACGACGACCTGGACTCCGTCGCGGTCGCGCTTGACGCTGCTCGTGACCGGGCCATCATGTCCGCGGGTCGATGA
- a CDS encoding pirin family protein has product MSNLERDPAEVLVDDEPRIGDDAVEILEPRDVPLGGPRAMNVRRTLPQRRRSLIGGWCFIDHYGPDDVSATGGMRVPPHPHTGLQTVSWLFEGEIEHRDSVGSHAMVRPGELNLMTAGRGISHSEVSTPETTRLHGVQLWVALPDRSRATEPFFEHHVPVAGQLGAAEVRTFVGQLAGSGTDATVFSPLLGAELLVRSAGEIVVPLDASFEHGILVDAGDVSVAGVPVPRAHLAYLAPGRDAVTVTVGDGGARLVLLGGEPLNEQIVMWWNFIGRGHDEVVQFRSEWMGDVIDDEDAHGRFGTVAGYDGRALPAPDLPTVRLKPRG; this is encoded by the coding sequence GTGAGCAACCTGGAACGCGACCCGGCGGAGGTGCTCGTCGACGACGAGCCGCGCATCGGAGATGATGCCGTCGAGATCCTCGAACCGCGGGATGTGCCGCTCGGCGGCCCGCGCGCGATGAACGTGCGCCGCACGCTCCCCCAGCGCCGCCGCTCGCTGATCGGCGGCTGGTGCTTCATCGACCACTACGGTCCGGACGACGTCTCGGCGACCGGCGGGATGCGCGTCCCTCCCCATCCGCACACCGGCCTGCAGACTGTCAGCTGGCTGTTCGAGGGCGAGATCGAGCACAGGGACAGCGTCGGCAGCCACGCGATGGTGCGGCCGGGCGAGCTCAACCTGATGACCGCCGGACGCGGGATCAGCCACTCCGAGGTGTCGACGCCGGAGACGACCCGCCTGCACGGCGTGCAGCTGTGGGTCGCGCTACCGGACCGGTCGCGCGCGACGGAGCCGTTCTTCGAGCACCACGTGCCGGTCGCCGGGCAGCTCGGCGCCGCGGAGGTGCGCACGTTCGTCGGACAGCTCGCGGGGAGCGGGACGGACGCCACCGTGTTCAGCCCGCTGCTCGGCGCCGAGCTGCTGGTCCGGAGCGCCGGGGAGATCGTGGTGCCGCTCGACGCGTCGTTCGAGCACGGCATCCTGGTGGACGCCGGGGACGTCTCCGTGGCGGGCGTGCCTGTGCCGCGCGCACACCTCGCCTACCTCGCGCCCGGACGCGACGCGGTGACCGTGACCGTCGGCGACGGCGGGGCACGGCTGGTGCTGCTCGGCGGTGAGCCGCTCAACGAGCAGATCGTGATGTGGTGGAACTTCATCGGGCGCGGGCACGACGAGGTCGTGCAGTTCCGCTCCGAGTGGATGGGCGACGTCATCGACGACGAGGACGCCCACGGCCGGTTCGGCACCGTCGCGGGCTACGACGGCCGGGCGCTCCCCGCTCCCGACCTCCCCACCGTGCGCCTCAAGCCGCGCGGCTAG